In Arcobacter ellisii, a genomic segment contains:
- a CDS encoding ABC transporter substrate-binding protein, producing MKNQNKLIIRIFLLSFILSQTLFANLEKVSLQLEWKHQFEFAGFYTAIEKGYYNDVGLEVEIKEFEDGINITEDVINGKSTFGISSSALILERLKGKPVVLVASYFKQNALALVTKPEIKTPADLKNKKIMALKSEMEQTSLGVMLKDYGIDENSYTLINHDFKTDKFINGEIDAMSIFITSQLFELDKLGIKYNVLNPANFGIYSYDVELFTSEEMINKYPKKVRDFVNATNKGWEYAFKNKQEIIDLIYEKYSKRKSKEALLFEANQTEQLFKTNIFRIGAITPELIKLNAEIFSKLGLVDRNFDINKISEEYYFDPNTKIKNLLTIEEKNYLENKHIIKVHNEANWAPINYNINNTPKGFSIDYMNLIASKIGISVEYISGFTWKEYLEKLKNNEIDVMLNIAKTNERENHFIFTSPYIHSVDIVYVREGTNNFKKLSDFNGKKMAVIRGFYEEELLKQKYPNIKLLSVENSLAGLKKVAFGEADSFIDDFAVANYFITNNLISNLKPAFEVKDEEFNLDLAMATNKENEILRNILEKGKDLITEEELLNLKKKWIKSNQNKAASNIPFTKEEERYLKNKKVITMCVDPDWEPFERLDNNNKHIGIAADLIKLISSKLGVEIEVIPTKNWDESIIFSKEKKCDILSFLNETPKRKEWLNFTKPIFEDPNVIVTRNEFETPKDLSFLENRTIAIPSNTAMYELFEKDFPNLKIVPVETEAEAFSLVENKKVDMTVRSLIIAAYTIKKENLFNLKIVAQPLKYKNVLRIGVLKEDIILKDILNKAINEISKKEQEQIINNHVSIKLPDNSEYLSLIIYVLIFISLIIIIILLWNYQLRKKIAIEIEKNSIQQDLMFQQNKKAELGNLIGNISHQWRDSLTKIGYINLNLRAMLLQNKDVPRDFLDKSTLEIEKSLDFMSETMQNFLDYYKPSINVLEFEVYDSIKSALSIIDTKIKNNNLHIEFKGDFDIKIKGIRNEWMQVWINLIINSINISIKRGIQNPIIEIKLSKDSIIFEDNCGKIDEALFKEINQEKYKGLGIKMSKEIAKKNNKNMIITNGEKGAIFKFIENK from the coding sequence ATGAAAAATCAAAATAAATTGATAATAAGAATTTTTTTATTAAGTTTTATTCTAAGCCAAACTCTATTTGCAAATTTAGAAAAAGTTAGTTTACAGCTAGAATGGAAACATCAATTTGAGTTTGCAGGTTTTTATACAGCAATCGAAAAAGGTTATTACAATGATGTTGGTTTGGAAGTTGAAATAAAAGAGTTTGAAGATGGTATAAATATAACTGAAGATGTAATAAATGGTAAATCTACTTTTGGTATTTCCTCTTCTGCTTTGATTTTAGAAAGACTAAAAGGGAAACCTGTTGTTTTAGTTGCTTCATATTTCAAACAAAATGCTTTAGCCTTAGTTACAAAACCAGAAATCAAAACTCCTGCTGATTTAAAAAATAAAAAGATAATGGCCTTAAAATCAGAGATGGAACAGACAAGTTTAGGAGTTATGTTAAAAGATTATGGAATAGATGAAAACAGTTATACTTTAATAAACCATGATTTTAAAACAGATAAATTTATAAATGGTGAAATTGATGCTATGAGTATTTTTATAACTTCGCAACTCTTTGAATTGGATAAATTAGGTATAAAATATAACGTACTAAATCCAGCAAATTTTGGGATTTATTCTTATGATGTAGAACTTTTTACAAGTGAAGAGATGATAAATAAATATCCAAAAAAAGTTAGAGACTTTGTAAATGCAACAAATAAAGGTTGGGAATATGCCTTTAAAAATAAACAAGAAATTATTGATTTAATTTATGAAAAATATTCAAAAAGAAAATCTAAAGAGGCTTTATTATTTGAAGCCAACCAAACAGAACAACTATTTAAAACTAATATCTTTAGAATTGGAGCAATTACTCCTGAATTAATAAAACTTAATGCTGAAATATTCTCAAAGTTAGGATTAGTAGATAGAAATTTTGATATAAATAAAATATCTGAAGAGTATTACTTTGACCCAAATACTAAAATAAAAAATTTATTAACAATTGAAGAAAAAAACTATTTAGAAAATAAACACATAATAAAAGTACACAATGAAGCAAATTGGGCTCCAATTAATTACAATATAAACAATACTCCAAAAGGTTTTTCAATAGATTATATGAATTTAATAGCTTCAAAAATAGGAATAAGTGTTGAATATATTTCAGGTTTTACGTGGAAAGAGTATTTAGAAAAACTTAAAAATAATGAAATTGATGTAATGCTAAACATTGCAAAAACAAATGAAAGAGAAAATCATTTTATTTTCACATCTCCTTATATTCACTCAGTTGATATAGTTTATGTAAGAGAAGGCACAAATAATTTTAAAAAATTAAGTGATTTTAATGGCAAAAAAATGGCTGTAATAAGAGGTTTTTACGAAGAAGAATTATTAAAACAGAAATATCCAAATATAAAACTATTAAGTGTTGAAAATTCATTGGCTGGACTGAAAAAAGTTGCATTTGGTGAAGCTGATAGTTTTATAGATGATTTTGCTGTTGCTAACTATTTTATTACAAATAATTTAATTTCAAATCTAAAACCTGCTTTTGAAGTTAAAGATGAAGAGTTTAATTTAGATTTAGCTATGGCAACAAATAAAGAAAATGAAATCTTAAGAAATATTTTAGAAAAAGGTAAAGATTTAATCACAGAAGAAGAGTTATTAAATTTGAAAAAAAAATGGATTAAATCAAATCAAAATAAAGCAGCTTCAAATATACCTTTTACAAAAGAAGAAGAAAGATATTTAAAAAATAAAAAAGTTATTACAATGTGTGTAGATCCCGATTGGGAACCTTTTGAAAGACTAGATAACAATAATAAACATATTGGAATTGCAGCTGATTTAATTAAATTAATATCTTCTAAATTAGGAGTAGAAATAGAAGTAATTCCTACAAAAAATTGGGATGAAAGTATAATCTTTTCAAAAGAAAAAAAGTGTGATATTCTAAGTTTTTTAAATGAAACACCAAAAAGAAAAGAGTGGTTAAATTTCACAAAACCAATATTTGAAGACCCAAATGTAATAGTAACAAGAAATGAGTTTGAAACTCCAAAAGATTTATCATTTTTAGAAAACAGAACTATTGCCATTCCTTCAAATACAGCTATGTATGAATTATTTGAAAAAGATTTTCCAAATCTTAAAATCGTTCCAGTTGAAACAGAAGCAGAAGCTTTTTCTTTAGTAGAAAATAAAAAAGTTGATATGACTGTTAGGTCTTTAATAATTGCAGCTTACACTATAAAAAAAGAGAATTTATTTAATCTCAAAATTGTAGCTCAACCTTTAAAATACAAAAATGTTTTAAGAATTGGTGTTTTAAAAGAGGATATTATTTTAAAAGATATTTTAAATAAAGCTATAAATGAAATATCTAAAAAAGAACAAGAACAAATAATAAATAATCATGTATCAATAAAACTTCCTGATAATTCAGAATATCTCTCTTTAATTATTTATGTTTTAATATTCATTAGTTTGATAATTATAATAATTTTATTATGGAATTATCAACTAAGAAAAAAAATTGCAATTGAAATTGAGAAAAATTCAATACAACAAGATTTAATGTTTCAACAAAACAAAAAAGCTGAACTTGGAAATTTAATAGGAAATATATCCCATCAATGGAGAGATTCACTCACAAAAATTGGTTATATAAATCTAAATCTAAGAGCAATGCTTTTACAAAACAAAGATGTACCTAGAGATTTTTTAGATAAAAGCACACTTGAAATTGAAAAAAGTTTGGATTTTATGTCAGAAACGATGCAAAACTTTTTAGATTATTATAAACCTTCTATAAATGTTTTAGAGTTTGAAGTTTATGATTCAATAAAAAGTGCTTTAAGTATTATTGATACAAAAATAAAAAATAATAATTTGCATATAGAATTTAAAGGAGATTTTGATATAAAAATCAAAGGTATTAGAAATGAATGGATGCAAGTTTGGATAAATCTAATAATAAATTCAATAAATATTTCTATAAAAAGAGGGATTCAAAATCCTATAATAGAAATCAAACTGAGTAAAGATAGTATTATTTTTGAAGATAATTGTGGAAAAATAGATGAAGCACTTTTTAAAGAGATTAATCAAGAAAAATATAAAGGTCTTGGAATTAAAATGTCAAAAGAGATTGCTAAGAAAAATAATAAAAATATGATTATAACAAATGGAGAAAAGGGAGCAATTTTTAAATTTATAGAAAATAAATAG
- a CDS encoding type II toxin-antitoxin system antitoxin SocA domain-containing protein, translating into MNINMTKVANVILYMLHKQVKHLNDKKVSILLFLMDYSHQKHCGKKIFDEEYIKGSRHPEPVVLSELFDIIANEEDLEEDDERIYLMQELLDYLDIGSIEKENFIELSFIKMEEDFDETLFSKDEMKTIHKIVSQYLDTTPRNIANECFKIDVVRATAKNEIII; encoded by the coding sequence GTGAATATAAATATGACAAAAGTAGCAAATGTAATCTTATATATGCTACACAAACAAGTAAAACATCTAAATGATAAGAAAGTATCTATACTACTTTTTTTGATGGATTACAGCCATCAAAAACATTGTGGAAAAAAGATTTTTGATGAAGAGTATATCAAAGGTTCAAGACATCCTGAACCTGTTGTCCTTAGTGAGCTTTTTGATATTATTGCAAATGAAGAAGATTTAGAAGAAGATGATGAAAGAATCTATTTAATGCAAGAATTATTAGATTATTTAGATATTGGAAGTATTGAAAAAGAGAATTTTATAGAATTAAGTTTTATTAAAATGGAAGAGGATTTTGATGAAACTTTATTTTCAAAAGATGAAATGAAAACTATACATAAAATAGTTAGTCAATATTTAGATACAACTCCACGAAATATTGCAAATGAATGCTTTAAAATAGATGTTGTAAGAGCAACAGCAAAAAATGAAATTATTATATAA
- a CDS encoding FKBP-type peptidyl-prolyl cis-trans isomerase, which translates to MAIKNNQVVSMQYELKVNGNLIESNLQADPIEFVFGSGDIVPGLETRIANMIEGETKEITVPAVEAYGNYDETLCEIVPISEFEGIDLQIGMILEAEGENGEVFKATVSDVTKEDVTVDYNHPLAGNDLDFKIVINKIV; encoded by the coding sequence ATGGCAATTAAAAATAATCAAGTTGTATCAATGCAATATGAACTAAAAGTAAATGGAAATTTAATTGAATCAAATCTTCAAGCAGATCCTATTGAATTTGTTTTTGGAAGTGGAGATATAGTTCCAGGACTTGAAACAAGAATTGCAAATATGATTGAAGGTGAAACAAAAGAGATAACAGTTCCAGCTGTTGAAGCTTATGGAAATTATGATGAAACTTTATGTGAAATCGTACCTATTTCAGAATTTGAAGGAATAGATTTACAAATAGGAATGATTCTTGAAGCAGAAGGTGAAAATGGAGAAGTTTTTAAAGCAACTGTTTCAGATGTAACAAAAGAAGATGTAACTGTTGATTATAATCATCCCTTAGCTGGAAATGATTTAGATTTTAAAATTGTTATAAATAAAATAGTTTAA
- a CDS encoding TolC family protein, whose protein sequence is MIRKVSKVVVLSVVTSFLITGCAIKPEPMLKEEVKEQVKKDLSVLSEVVLPVTKPISLDEAIQRGLNHNLQKRVKVLETALSQQQLDLVYYDMLPSLTASAGYSERNNYAASASTSFVNGEPQPLGANPSYSISQDKERVTSDIGFSWNILDFGLSYVRAQQQADKFLIAKEKEKKVEHNLTQEIRRAYYQAVSAQDLLKRIQPMMVEVNQALSDSKKVQNQRVGKTPMESLSYQRELLDILRSLHTLESSLISAKVELAELMGLKPGIEFELADKVEKNYQIPEFNMNLEQMELLALENRPEVTESRYQERISEKEITAAKLKMLPGINLNTSLSYENSDYLLNNDWYSYGANVSWNLLNVFKGSEMNKLAKTQVEIAKEQKLALSMAVLSQVHLSIVKFNQAKKEYLLAKDYLNVADDIYTLTQVENDLNINSRLILIKEKLNHILATLRYSSSYANVQNSYGRIFASMGIDDKKDSEISKPNISVETKNEENNQVITLSTTDKIDTETEIKNSNENEENSPKKEFKVDDEFYNRNFYNSKITIYEGEILSINGNEYVVKKSDDVSKIAKDNGVSLKSIVIENFWLVEKNRVQFQ, encoded by the coding sequence ATGATAAGAAAAGTTTCTAAAGTAGTGGTTCTATCGGTTGTAACTTCTTTTTTGATAACTGGTTGTGCTATAAAACCAGAACCAATGCTAAAAGAGGAAGTGAAAGAACAGGTTAAAAAAGATTTATCAGTTTTAAGTGAAGTTGTTTTACCTGTAACAAAACCAATTTCTTTAGACGAAGCTATTCAAAGAGGACTTAATCATAATTTACAAAAAAGAGTAAAAGTTCTAGAAACTGCTCTTTCTCAACAACAATTAGATTTAGTATATTATGATATGTTACCTAGTTTAACTGCAAGTGCTGGATATTCTGAAAGAAACAATTATGCAGCAAGTGCAAGTACATCTTTTGTAAATGGTGAACCACAACCATTAGGGGCTAATCCTTCATATTCAATTTCTCAAGATAAAGAAAGAGTAACTTCAGATATTGGATTTAGCTGGAATATTTTAGATTTTGGATTATCTTATGTAAGAGCTCAACAACAAGCTGATAAGTTTTTAATAGCAAAAGAGAAAGAGAAAAAAGTTGAACATAATTTAACTCAAGAGATAAGAAGAGCATATTATCAAGCTGTTTCTGCTCAAGATTTATTAAAAAGAATTCAACCTATGATGGTTGAAGTAAATCAAGCTTTAAGTGATTCTAAAAAAGTTCAAAATCAAAGAGTTGGTAAAACTCCTATGGAATCATTATCTTATCAAAGGGAATTACTTGATATTTTAAGATCTCTTCATACTTTAGAAAGCAGTTTAATCTCTGCAAAAGTTGAATTAGCAGAATTAATGGGATTAAAACCTGGAATTGAGTTTGAACTTGCAGACAAAGTTGAAAAAAATTATCAAATTCCTGAATTTAATATGAACCTTGAACAAATGGAACTTTTAGCTTTAGAAAATAGACCTGAAGTTACAGAAAGTAGATATCAAGAGAGAATTTCTGAAAAAGAAATTACAGCAGCAAAATTGAAAATGCTTCCAGGAATTAATCTAAATACTTCATTATCATATGAAAATAGTGATTATTTATTAAATAATGATTGGTATTCATATGGAGCAAATGTTTCTTGGAATCTTTTAAATGTGTTTAAAGGTAGTGAGATGAATAAATTAGCTAAAACACAAGTTGAAATTGCAAAAGAGCAAAAATTAGCTTTATCAATGGCTGTTTTATCTCAAGTTCATTTATCAATAGTGAAATTTAATCAAGCTAAAAAAGAGTATTTATTAGCAAAAGATTATCTAAATGTTGCAGATGATATTTACACTTTAACACAAGTAGAAAATGACTTAAATATTAATAGTAGACTTATTTTAATTAAAGAAAAACTAAATCATATTTTAGCAACTCTTAGATACTCATCATCATATGCAAATGTTCAAAATAGTTATGGAAGAATTTTCGCTTCTATGGGAATAGATGATAAAAAAGATTCTGAAATTTCAAAACCTAATATTTCAGTAGAAACTAAAAATGAAGAAAACAATCAAGTTATAACTCTATCAACAACAGATAAAATCGATACTGAAACAGAGATAAAAAATAGTAATGAAAATGAAGAAAATAGTCCAAAAAAAGAGTTCAAAGTAGATGATGAATTTTATAATAGAAATTTTTATAATTCAAAAATAACTATTTATGAGGGGGAAATTCTTAGCATAAATGGAAATGAATATGTGGTAAAAAAATCTGATGATGTATCAAAAATCGCAAAAGATAATGGTGTATCTTTAAAATCAATTGTTATTGAAAATTTTTGGTTAGTAGAAAAAAATAGAGTTCAATTTCAATAA
- a CDS encoding response regulator transcription factor — MEFLSDKHLLLLEDSDEFIENAISLFNMFVKKTFVAKDIKEAFKLLENEKIDLIISDIHLKNECGLDFIEKFRQTNNQTPILILSGYKDEDLLFKAMTLNLSGYLIKPINFKALIEAFEKCEAKLKLNNQKIIDLKEGFKYDKELKKVIKENEVFELNKKEILFFEMLCENQKRVITKDMFIKFVYEYEPMSDSALNNFVLRIRKRFGKNFLHTIPDVGYKMII, encoded by the coding sequence ATGGAATTTTTGAGTGATAAACATCTTTTACTATTAGAAGATAGTGATGAATTTATCGAAAATGCAATCTCTTTATTTAATATGTTTGTAAAAAAAACATTTGTAGCAAAAGATATAAAAGAGGCTTTTAAGCTTTTAGAAAATGAAAAAATTGATTTGATAATTTCTGATATTCATCTAAAAAATGAATGTGGTTTAGATTTTATAGAAAAATTTAGACAAACTAACAATCAAACCCCAATTCTTATCCTTTCAGGTTATAAAGATGAAGATTTATTATTTAAAGCTATGACTTTAAACTTAAGTGGATATTTAATAAAACCTATAAATTTTAAAGCTTTAATTGAAGCTTTTGAAAAATGTGAAGCTAAACTTAAATTAAATAATCAAAAAATTATTGATTTAAAAGAAGGCTTTAAATACGATAAAGAACTAAAAAAAGTTATTAAAGAGAATGAAGTTTTTGAATTAAATAAAAAAGAGATTCTATTTTTTGAAATGTTATGCGAAAATCAAAAAAGAGTTATAACAAAAGATATGTTTATAAAATTTGTATATGAATATGAACCGATGAGTGATAGTGCATTAAATAATTTTGTTTTAAGAATAAGAAAAAGATTTGGCAAAAACTTTTTACACACTATTCCTGATGTTGGATACAAGATGATAATATGA